One Onthophagus taurus isolate NC chromosome 11, IU_Otau_3.0, whole genome shotgun sequence genomic window carries:
- the LOC111418079 gene encoding proteasome inhibitor PI31 subunit — protein sequence MSEKPPALFGWDLLYQSIEKDVKTNQDVLVCFVHLILVSNGFKCIGIGESKTLDGTESKTEALPSGWNDGYAIRYIYQGRLYNLKGSEIEDGIIINLIRTDERSVSMVQLNSRMVLQRTGSLDNMIPDNLNILDLVKKQLIDKVVVSTKTRDTSSQTPKEPQRLMSDQTPARLMDPQRSGIGPFLPPLGIGPIGGPIGGSPLGVGSSDLHPFGANPMGLPPFGQPDFGTGGMLFVPPRGGGPFGPDINTGIPGGSLPPGARFDPFRPPDVDRFPRPRPNNNPDNDEMPPPGFDNMFM from the coding sequence ATGTCTGAGAAGCCTCCTGCTTTGTTCGGGTGGGATTTGTTATATCAGAGTATCGAAAAAGATGTAAAAACCAACCAAGACGTTCTGGTATGTTTTGtccatttaattttagtttcaaaTGGATTTAAATGTATTGGAATTGGTGAATCGAAAACGTTGGATGGTACAGAATCGAAAACTGAAGCTTTACCATCTGGTTGGAATGACGGTTATGCTATACGTTACATTTATCAAGGAAGATTGTATAATTTGAAAGGTTCAGAGATTGAGGAtggaattattattaatttgatacGCACTGATGAAAGATCTGTTTCTATGGTGCAACTAAATAGTAGGATGGTTTTACAACGTACGGGTTCGTTAGATAATATGATCCCTGATAACTTAAACATATTAGATTTGGTTAAAAAACAACTTATCGATAAAGTTGTTGTTTCGACAAAAACTCGTGATACAAGTTCACAAACTCCAAAAGAACCACAAAGGTTAATGAGTGATCAAACTCCAGCTCGTTTAATGGATCCACAAAGATCAGGAATAGGACCGTTTTTGCCACCTTTAGGAATTGGCCCAATTGGTGGGCCTATTGGTGGGAGCCCATTAGGAGTTGGAAGTAGTGATTTACATCCATTTGGAGCAAACCCTATGGGATTACCGCCTTTTGGACAACCAGATTTTGGAACTGGAGGAATGTTGTTTGTTCCACCTAGGGGTGGAGGTCCATTTGGTCCAGATATAAATACAGGAATTCCTGGTGGATCTTTACCACCTGGGGCACGATTCGATCCATTTAGACCACCAGATGTTGATCGCTTTCCAAGACCAAGACCCAATAATAATCCAGACAACGATGAAATGCCACCGCCTGGTTTTGATAATATGTTTATGTAA